Proteins encoded in a region of the Manis javanica isolate MJ-LG chromosome 15, MJ_LKY, whole genome shotgun sequence genome:
- the SLC25A38 gene encoding mitochondrial glycine transporter isoform X1, producing the protein MIQKPRAALLPPQDVGDGVETLMVHPVIKAFLCGSISGTCSTLLFQPLDLLKTRLQTLQPSAHGSRRVGMLAMLSMVVRTESLFGLWKGMSPSIARCIPGIGVYFGTLYSLKQYFLQGHPPTCLESVLLGMVSRSVAGVCVSPITVIKTRYESGRFGYESIYAALRSIYCSEGHRGLFSGLTATLLRDAPFSGIYLMFYNQTRSIMPHDQLDAVLIPIVNFSCGIFAGILASLVTQPADVIKTHMQLSPVKSWWIGQVVTLIFKDYGLRGFFQGGVPRVLRRTLMAAMAWTVYEEMMAKMGLKS; encoded by the exons ATGATCCAGAAGCCGCGCGCGGCGCTGCTGCCGCCTCAGGATGTGGGAGACGGCGTGGAAACGCTCATG GTGCACCCGGTGATCAAAGCCTTTCTGTGTGGCTCCATCAGTGGGACCTGTTCTACCCTCCTTTTCCAACCCCTGGATCTCCTCAAAACACGCCTGCAGACCCTCCAGCCCTCAGCCCATGG ATCCAGGCGTGTTGGAATGTTGGCTATGCTCTCGATGGTGGTTCGCACGGAGAGTCTTTTCGGCCTTTGGAAGGGGATGTCCCCT TCCATTGCGAGGTGCATCCCCGGTATCGGGGTCTACTTTGGCACGCTCTACTCTTTGAAGCAGTACTTCCTGCAAGGCCACCCCCCAACTTGCCTGGAGTCGGTCCTCCTGGGGATGGTTTCTCGCTCAGTTGCAGGGGTCTGCGTGTCACCTATCACTGTGATCAAGACACGTTATGAG AGCGGGAGATTTGGCTATGAAAGCATCTACGCAGCTCTGAGGAGCATCTACTGCAGCGAGGGGCACCGGGGCCTCTTCAGTGGCCTGACAGCTACACTCCTTCGTGACGCACCCTTTTCTGGAATCTACCTGATGTTTTACAACCAGACAAGAAGCATCATGCCCCATG ACCAGTTGGATGCAGTCCTTATTCCCATTGTAAATTTCAGCTGTGGGATATTTGCTGGCATTCTGGCTTCACTGGTAACTCAGCCTGCAGATGTTATCAAAACTCATATGCAGCTCTCCCCAGTGAAATCTTGGTGGATCGGCCAGGTGGTGACACTCATTTTCAAA GACTATGGGCTGCGAGGGTTCTTCCAAGGTGGGGTCCCCCGGGTCCTGCGCAGAACTCTGATGGCAGCCATGGCATGGACAGTCTATGAAGAGATGATGGCCAAGATGGGCCTGAAGTCCTGA
- the SLC25A38 gene encoding mitochondrial glycine transporter isoform X2 — protein sequence MPLCHASGLGVAAAVLPPGHHWWRRRRGCAGPWGRSGEVAGGAGWRPGRPGTAAAERILSHKGDRLMSGGGAEEEQWTRMRARALPRAHKISVEDSEINQVHPVIKAFLCGSISGTCSTLLFQPLDLLKTRLQTLQPSAHGSRRVGMLAMLSMVVRTESLFGLWKGMSPSIARCIPGIGVYFGTLYSLKQYFLQGHPPTCLESVLLGMVSRSVAGVCVSPITVIKTRYESGRFGYESIYAALRSIYCSEGHRGLFSGLTATLLRDAPFSGIYLMFYNQTRSIMPHDQLDAVLIPIVNFSCGIFAGILASLVTQPADVIKTHMQLSPVKSWWIGQVVTLIFKDYGLRGFFQGGVPRVLRRTLMAAMAWTVYEEMMAKMGLKS from the exons ATGCCTCTGTGCCACGCCTCCGGCCTCGGAGTGGCTGCCGCGGTCCTGCCGCCGGGCCACCATTGGTGGAGGCGGAGGCGGGGCTGCGCAGGTCCCTGGGGAAGATCCGGGGAAGTAGCCGGAGGCGCGGGTTGGAGGCCGGGGAGGCCCGGCACTGCAGCGGCGGAGCGG ATACTCAGTCATAAGGGAGATAGGCTTATGTCAGGTGGAGGTGCTGAGGAGGAACAGTGGACACGAATGCGGGCCAGGGCCCTTCCCAGAGCACACAAGATCTCAGTAGAAGACTCAGAGATTAATCAG GTGCACCCGGTGATCAAAGCCTTTCTGTGTGGCTCCATCAGTGGGACCTGTTCTACCCTCCTTTTCCAACCCCTGGATCTCCTCAAAACACGCCTGCAGACCCTCCAGCCCTCAGCCCATGG ATCCAGGCGTGTTGGAATGTTGGCTATGCTCTCGATGGTGGTTCGCACGGAGAGTCTTTTCGGCCTTTGGAAGGGGATGTCCCCT TCCATTGCGAGGTGCATCCCCGGTATCGGGGTCTACTTTGGCACGCTCTACTCTTTGAAGCAGTACTTCCTGCAAGGCCACCCCCCAACTTGCCTGGAGTCGGTCCTCCTGGGGATGGTTTCTCGCTCAGTTGCAGGGGTCTGCGTGTCACCTATCACTGTGATCAAGACACGTTATGAG AGCGGGAGATTTGGCTATGAAAGCATCTACGCAGCTCTGAGGAGCATCTACTGCAGCGAGGGGCACCGGGGCCTCTTCAGTGGCCTGACAGCTACACTCCTTCGTGACGCACCCTTTTCTGGAATCTACCTGATGTTTTACAACCAGACAAGAAGCATCATGCCCCATG ACCAGTTGGATGCAGTCCTTATTCCCATTGTAAATTTCAGCTGTGGGATATTTGCTGGCATTCTGGCTTCACTGGTAACTCAGCCTGCAGATGTTATCAAAACTCATATGCAGCTCTCCCCAGTGAAATCTTGGTGGATCGGCCAGGTGGTGACACTCATTTTCAAA GACTATGGGCTGCGAGGGTTCTTCCAAGGTGGGGTCCCCCGGGTCCTGCGCAGAACTCTGATGGCAGCCATGGCATGGACAGTCTATGAAGAGATGATGGCCAAGATGGGCCTGAAGTCCTGA
- the SLC25A38 gene encoding mitochondrial glycine transporter isoform X3, with translation MPLCHASGLGVAAAVLPPGHHWWRRRRGCAGPWGRSGEVAGGAGWRPGRPGTAAAERVHPVIKAFLCGSISGTCSTLLFQPLDLLKTRLQTLQPSAHGSRRVGMLAMLSMVVRTESLFGLWKGMSPSIARCIPGIGVYFGTLYSLKQYFLQGHPPTCLESVLLGMVSRSVAGVCVSPITVIKTRYESGRFGYESIYAALRSIYCSEGHRGLFSGLTATLLRDAPFSGIYLMFYNQTRSIMPHDQLDAVLIPIVNFSCGIFAGILASLVTQPADVIKTHMQLSPVKSWWIGQVVTLIFKDYGLRGFFQGGVPRVLRRTLMAAMAWTVYEEMMAKMGLKS, from the exons ATGCCTCTGTGCCACGCCTCCGGCCTCGGAGTGGCTGCCGCGGTCCTGCCGCCGGGCCACCATTGGTGGAGGCGGAGGCGGGGCTGCGCAGGTCCCTGGGGAAGATCCGGGGAAGTAGCCGGAGGCGCGGGTTGGAGGCCGGGGAGGCCCGGCACTGCAGCGGCGGAGCGG GTGCACCCGGTGATCAAAGCCTTTCTGTGTGGCTCCATCAGTGGGACCTGTTCTACCCTCCTTTTCCAACCCCTGGATCTCCTCAAAACACGCCTGCAGACCCTCCAGCCCTCAGCCCATGG ATCCAGGCGTGTTGGAATGTTGGCTATGCTCTCGATGGTGGTTCGCACGGAGAGTCTTTTCGGCCTTTGGAAGGGGATGTCCCCT TCCATTGCGAGGTGCATCCCCGGTATCGGGGTCTACTTTGGCACGCTCTACTCTTTGAAGCAGTACTTCCTGCAAGGCCACCCCCCAACTTGCCTGGAGTCGGTCCTCCTGGGGATGGTTTCTCGCTCAGTTGCAGGGGTCTGCGTGTCACCTATCACTGTGATCAAGACACGTTATGAG AGCGGGAGATTTGGCTATGAAAGCATCTACGCAGCTCTGAGGAGCATCTACTGCAGCGAGGGGCACCGGGGCCTCTTCAGTGGCCTGACAGCTACACTCCTTCGTGACGCACCCTTTTCTGGAATCTACCTGATGTTTTACAACCAGACAAGAAGCATCATGCCCCATG ACCAGTTGGATGCAGTCCTTATTCCCATTGTAAATTTCAGCTGTGGGATATTTGCTGGCATTCTGGCTTCACTGGTAACTCAGCCTGCAGATGTTATCAAAACTCATATGCAGCTCTCCCCAGTGAAATCTTGGTGGATCGGCCAGGTGGTGACACTCATTTTCAAA GACTATGGGCTGCGAGGGTTCTTCCAAGGTGGGGTCCCCCGGGTCCTGCGCAGAACTCTGATGGCAGCCATGGCATGGACAGTCTATGAAGAGATGATGGCCAAGATGGGCCTGAAGTCCTGA
- the SLC25A38 gene encoding mitochondrial glycine transporter isoform X4 — protein MHQRGPVREGHGQGRGAGAQRVQVHPVIKAFLCGSISGTCSTLLFQPLDLLKTRLQTLQPSAHGSRRVGMLAMLSMVVRTESLFGLWKGMSPSIARCIPGIGVYFGTLYSLKQYFLQGHPPTCLESVLLGMVSRSVAGVCVSPITVIKTRYESGRFGYESIYAALRSIYCSEGHRGLFSGLTATLLRDAPFSGIYLMFYNQTRSIMPHDQLDAVLIPIVNFSCGIFAGILASLVTQPADVIKTHMQLSPVKSWWIGQVVTLIFKDYGLRGFFQGGVPRVLRRTLMAAMAWTVYEEMMAKMGLKS, from the exons ATGCACCAGAGAGGCCCTGTAAGAGAAGGCCATGGGCAGGGAAGGGGCGCTGGGGCACAGCGGGTCCAG GTGCACCCGGTGATCAAAGCCTTTCTGTGTGGCTCCATCAGTGGGACCTGTTCTACCCTCCTTTTCCAACCCCTGGATCTCCTCAAAACACGCCTGCAGACCCTCCAGCCCTCAGCCCATGG ATCCAGGCGTGTTGGAATGTTGGCTATGCTCTCGATGGTGGTTCGCACGGAGAGTCTTTTCGGCCTTTGGAAGGGGATGTCCCCT TCCATTGCGAGGTGCATCCCCGGTATCGGGGTCTACTTTGGCACGCTCTACTCTTTGAAGCAGTACTTCCTGCAAGGCCACCCCCCAACTTGCCTGGAGTCGGTCCTCCTGGGGATGGTTTCTCGCTCAGTTGCAGGGGTCTGCGTGTCACCTATCACTGTGATCAAGACACGTTATGAG AGCGGGAGATTTGGCTATGAAAGCATCTACGCAGCTCTGAGGAGCATCTACTGCAGCGAGGGGCACCGGGGCCTCTTCAGTGGCCTGACAGCTACACTCCTTCGTGACGCACCCTTTTCTGGAATCTACCTGATGTTTTACAACCAGACAAGAAGCATCATGCCCCATG ACCAGTTGGATGCAGTCCTTATTCCCATTGTAAATTTCAGCTGTGGGATATTTGCTGGCATTCTGGCTTCACTGGTAACTCAGCCTGCAGATGTTATCAAAACTCATATGCAGCTCTCCCCAGTGAAATCTTGGTGGATCGGCCAGGTGGTGACACTCATTTTCAAA GACTATGGGCTGCGAGGGTTCTTCCAAGGTGGGGTCCCCCGGGTCCTGCGCAGAACTCTGATGGCAGCCATGGCATGGACAGTCTATGAAGAGATGATGGCCAAGATGGGCCTGAAGTCCTGA